Proteins encoded in a region of the Bubalus bubalis isolate 160015118507 breed Murrah chromosome 9, NDDB_SH_1, whole genome shotgun sequence genome:
- the NMUR2 gene encoding neuromedin-U receptor 2 isoform X1, giving the protein MEKHENVSWMYQQELKDPFKKYLNNTDDYLALLCGPRRSHLFLPVTAVYALIFVVGVVGNLLVCLVILRHQTMKTPTNYYLFSLAVSDLLVLLLGMPLEVYEMWRNYPFLFGPVGCYFKTALFETVCFASILSVTTVSVERYVAVLHPFRAKLKSTRGRALRILGIVWGLSVLFSLPNTSIHGIKLHYFPNGSIIPGSATCTVIKPMWIYNFIIQVTSLLFYILPMTVISVLYYLMGLKLKKNQHLEADKVTADIQRPSRKSVTKMLCVFFYLSSAVNPIIYNLLSHRFQAAFRTVIPPSCQQQHSHNHSPGPSMQRNIFLTECHLVELTEDVAPQFPRQLLVLSSQLPTALCTGQAPRKELAKS; this is encoded by the exons ATGGAAAAACATGAGAATGTTTCCTGGATGTACCAACAGGAACTGAAAGATCCCTTCAAGAAATACCTGAACAACACGGATGACTACCTAGCTTTGCTCTGCGGGCCTCGTCGCAGCCACCTCTTCCTACCGGTGACTGCGGTGTATGCTCTGATTTTTGTGGTGGGGGTCGTTGGCAATCTCCTGGTGTGCTTGGTGATTCTTCGGCACCAGACGATGAAGACCCCCACCAATTACTACCTCTTCAGCTTGGCTGTCTCCGACCTCCTAGTCTTGCTTCTCGGGATGCCCCTGGAAGTCTATGAGATGTGGCGCAACTACCCCTTCCTGTTTGGGCCGGTGGGCTGCTACTTCAAGACGGCCCTCTTCGAGACCGTGTGCTTCGCCTCCATCCTCAGCGTCACCACCGTCAGCGTGGAGCGCTACGTAGCCGTCCTCCACCCGTTCCGCGCCAAACTGAAGAGCACCCGGGGCAGGGCCCTCCGCATCCTTGGCATCGTCTGGGGCctctctgttctcttttctctgcccAACACCAGCATCCATGGCATCAAGCTCCACTACTTTCCCAATGGGTCCATCATCCCCGGCTCTGCCACCTGTACAGTCATCAAGCCCATGTGGATCTATAATTTCATTATCCAGGTCACCTCCCTCCTCTTCTACATCCTCCCCATGACAGTCATCAGTGTCCTCTACTACCTCATGGGGCTCAAG CTGAAGAAAAACCAACACCTTGAGGCAGATAAAGTGACTGCAGATATTCAAAGACCATCCAGAAAATCAGTCACTAAAATGCTGT GTGTCTTCTTCTACCTGAGCTCAGCGGTCAACCCCATTATCTACAACCTGCTCTCCCACCGCTTCCAAGCAGCATTCCGGACTGTGATCCCCCCTTCCTGCCAACAGCAGCACTCCCACAACCACTCGCCGGGGCCGTCTATGCAGCGGAACATCTTCCTGACAGAGTGCCACCTTGTGGAGCTGACTGAGGACGTAGCTCCCCAGTTCCCTCGTCAGCTGTTGGTCCTCAGCTCACAGCTCCCCACAGCCCTCTGTACCGGTCAGGCGCCAAGAAAGGAgcttgcaaagagctga
- the NMUR2 gene encoding neuromedin-U receptor 2 isoform X2, whose translation MEKHENVSWMYQQELKDPFKKYLNNTDDYLALLCGPRRSHLFLPVTAVYALIFVVGVVGNLLVCLVILRHQTMKTPTNYYLFSLAVSDLLVLLLGMPLEVYEMWRNYPFLFGPVGCYFKTALFETVCFASILSVTTVSVERYVAVLHPFRAKLKSTRGRALRILGIVWGLSVLFSLPNTSIHGIKLHYFPNGSIIPGSATCTVIKPMWIYNFIIQVTSLLFYILPMTVISVLYYLMGLKLKKNQHLEADKVTADIQRPSRKSVTKMLFVLVLVFAICWAPFHIDRLFFSFVEDWTEPLAAVFNLIHVVSGVFFYLSSAVNPIIYNLLSHRFQAAFRTVIPPSCQQQHSHNHSPGPSMQRNIFLTECHLVELTEDVAPQFPRQLLVLSSQLPTALCTGQAPRKELAKS comes from the exons ATGGAAAAACATGAGAATGTTTCCTGGATGTACCAACAGGAACTGAAAGATCCCTTCAAGAAATACCTGAACAACACGGATGACTACCTAGCTTTGCTCTGCGGGCCTCGTCGCAGCCACCTCTTCCTACCGGTGACTGCGGTGTATGCTCTGATTTTTGTGGTGGGGGTCGTTGGCAATCTCCTGGTGTGCTTGGTGATTCTTCGGCACCAGACGATGAAGACCCCCACCAATTACTACCTCTTCAGCTTGGCTGTCTCCGACCTCCTAGTCTTGCTTCTCGGGATGCCCCTGGAAGTCTATGAGATGTGGCGCAACTACCCCTTCCTGTTTGGGCCGGTGGGCTGCTACTTCAAGACGGCCCTCTTCGAGACCGTGTGCTTCGCCTCCATCCTCAGCGTCACCACCGTCAGCGTGGAGCGCTACGTAGCCGTCCTCCACCCGTTCCGCGCCAAACTGAAGAGCACCCGGGGCAGGGCCCTCCGCATCCTTGGCATCGTCTGGGGCctctctgttctcttttctctgcccAACACCAGCATCCATGGCATCAAGCTCCACTACTTTCCCAATGGGTCCATCATCCCCGGCTCTGCCACCTGTACAGTCATCAAGCCCATGTGGATCTATAATTTCATTATCCAGGTCACCTCCCTCCTCTTCTACATCCTCCCCATGACAGTCATCAGTGTCCTCTACTACCTCATGGGGCTCAAG CTGAAGAAAAACCAACACCTTGAGGCAGATAAAGTGACTGCAGATATTCAAAGACCATCCAGAAAATCAGTCACTAAAATGCTGT TTGTCTTGGTCTTAGTGTTTGCTATCTGCTGGGCCCCATTCCACATTGATCGGCTCTTCTTCAGCTTTGTGGAGGACTGGACCGAACCCCTGGCTGCTGTGTTCAATCTCATCCATGTGGTGTCAG GTGTCTTCTTCTACCTGAGCTCAGCGGTCAACCCCATTATCTACAACCTGCTCTCCCACCGCTTCCAAGCAGCATTCCGGACTGTGATCCCCCCTTCCTGCCAACAGCAGCACTCCCACAACCACTCGCCGGGGCCGTCTATGCAGCGGAACATCTTCCTGACAGAGTGCCACCTTGTGGAGCTGACTGAGGACGTAGCTCCCCAGTTCCCTCGTCAGCTGTTGGTCCTCAGCTCACAGCTCCCCACAGCCCTCTGTACCGGTCAGGCGCCAAGAAAGGAgcttgcaaagagctga